The proteins below are encoded in one region of Neofelis nebulosa isolate mNeoNeb1 chromosome 17, mNeoNeb1.pri, whole genome shotgun sequence:
- the LOC131499607 gene encoding protein FAM90A27P-like has protein sequence MRSSCPTRPLYKAPEVRACEPARRCGADLPCEDPKSSLWDQALISKSTASWPEVSSRDVPPSARKTLALGPVCHHQAQAKHPPVDSKPHPQPATGTHGQSSKVSIQAQGKRSPQVPMQPSQNPPKKARFNFF, from the coding sequence ATGCGGTCGTCCTGCCCTACACGGCCCCTCTATAAGGCCCCTGAAGTGCGTGCTTGTGAACCAGCCCGAAGATGCGGTGCGGACTTGCCCTGCGAAGATCCAAAGAGCTCCCTCTGGGACCAGGCTCTCATTTCCAAGTCGACAGCCAGCTGGCCTGAGGTTTCCTCCCGTGATGTTCCCCCGTCGGCCAGGAAGACACTGGCCCTGGGTCCTGTGTGTCACCACCAGGCACAAGCCAAGCATCCTCCTGTGGACTCAAAGCCCCACCCACAGCCTGCCACGGGAACACATGGCCAGAGCTCCAAAGTCAGCATCCAGGCACAGGGGAAGAGGTCTCCCCAGGTCCCCATGCAGCCTTCCCAGAACCCTCCAAAGAAAGCAAGATTCAACTTCTTCTAA